The segment ACTGCCCTTTTCATCTCTTGTCCAAAGGCAAAAGGACTGCTAGGATGATAAGCATTAGCATCAAGAAACCCAAGGAGTTCATCTTTGTCTTGAATACCCCGTTGCCATAATAATTGTGCTGCATATTCTCCCGTAGAGTCAGGAGTGTAGCGTTTAACGATTTCCCGAAACCACAGGGGAACCGATAGAGAAGGGAGAATTTGCCATTGAGGTTGCAGAGGATTCATTTTCAATCAGATTACTATGTTTTAAGGTTTTAGGAACCTGTAAACTGAGTAAAACAGCCCTGGTTAACATAAAACAAGACAGGGCTAACCATAGCCAAGAACTATTGTGACATTGCCAGGCAATAATTGCCAAGGGGATAAACCCTACAAAGGTGGAAATTAAAGCGGTATTGCGTATTAGACGGCCTTCTGCTAATCCTAGAAAATAGCCATCTAAGATAAACGCAATTGATCCAAATCCTAACACGGGTAATAGCCAAAAGACATGAGAATTAAGATAGGAAAAGAGTTCTTGATGATTGGTTAATAAAGTAAATAAAGGTTCGGGAAATAAAATAAAAGCGGTAGCTGAACTTAACCCGAATATAAAACCGATAGTTCCGGCTAATTTTAATAGAGGTAAAAAGTTTTCTGTTGCTTCTTGTCCTTTAAAATTCCCCGCTAAAGATTCTGTCGCAAAGGCTAATCCATCAATTAAATAAACCACCAAGGAAAAGACTTGTAATAACACGGCATTTTCGGCTAAAGTTTCCGTTCCCATAAGGGCACTTAAATTGGTAAAAAGAGAAAAAGCCGAGAGAAAAACAAGGGTTCTGATAAACAGATCTCGATTGAGGATTAAGGTATTATTAAAAGCTGATAATTTGAGTTGTTCACTAACTTTAACGATTTCCTGTAATTTCACTTCTCGACATACTAAGATAAGTCCCACTAAACACATTAAAAGCTGACTAATAGAAGTCGCTAACCCCGCACCTCCACTCTCTAACCCTAAATGAATAATTAACAGGTAATCTAAGACAATATTAGCCCCATTACCTACAATGGACATTAATAAAACTTTGCCACTTTTTTCCCGTCCTAAAAACCATCCAATTAGGACAAAATTGAGTAAAACGGCTGGAGCACCTAAAATTCTGGTATCATAATAGGCTAGAGCCGATGATTTAACCATTGGAGCCGCACTCAGTAAAGAAAATCCAATGATTCCTAACGGATACTGTAGCAAAAGAATGCCTAATCCTAGGATTAAAGCTAATAGTCCATTGCGGAGTAAAGCTAATAAGACATCATCTCTAGCATCCCGTCCTTCTGCTTGGGCAGTTATCCCTGTAGTGGCAATACGAAGAAACCCCAATGCGCGGTAAAGGTAATTAAAAATAATCGTCGCTAAAGTTACCCCTGCAAGGTGACGAATTTCCCCTAAATGTCCTAAAAAAGCAACGCTGAGTAACCCTGCTAGGGGAACCATTAAGTTAGAGAGAATGTTAATAAAAGCTAGTCTGAGAAAACGGTCAAAAAATGAAGGTAAATTTAAAGACTCAATCAATAGTTTTCTATTGAACCACAGGAATTGCATTTTAAGTCTGGATTCCATAATTTAGGCGAATTTAAAGCGTGTCAACCTATCGCTTTGAGTTTGTATTAAGGTTGATCCTAACACAAACGGGTTCTCAATCATTAGGGTATAGTTTCTCCTGCCCATCAAAAGATATAATCAATAACGATATTTAATCTGATGGGTTAAGCTAAGGATAAAGACTTACTACTAGAAAGGTTCGTA is part of the Rippkaea orientalis PCC 8801 genome and harbors:
- the gntT gene encoding guanitoxin biosynthesis MATE family efflux transporter GntT, with translation MQFLWFNRKLLIESLNLPSFFDRFLRLAFINILSNLMVPLAGLLSVAFLGHLGEIRHLAGVTLATIIFNYLYRALGFLRIATTGITAQAEGRDARDDVLLALLRNGLLALILGLGILLLQYPLGIIGFSLLSAAPMVKSSALAYYDTRILGAPAVLLNFVLIGWFLGREKSGKVLLMSIVGNGANIVLDYLLIIHLGLESGGAGLATSISQLLMCLVGLILVCREVKLQEIVKVSEQLKLSAFNNTLILNRDLFIRTLVFLSAFSLFTNLSALMGTETLAENAVLLQVFSLVVYLIDGLAFATESLAGNFKGQEATENFLPLLKLAGTIGFIFGLSSATAFILFPEPLFTLLTNHQELFSYLNSHVFWLLPVLGFGSIAFILDGYFLGLAEGRLIRNTALISTFVGFIPLAIIAWQCHNSSWLWLALSCFMLTRAVLLSLQVPKTLKHSNLIENESSATSMANSPFSIGSPVVSGNR